The Patescibacteria group bacterium sequence CTAAAAGAACCCTAAAATATAAATCATCGGAAAACATAAAACTCTCGCCTGCTTGTACAATTTGTGGTTGGATATTATTTTCTTGTAATTTTTGGGTAAAGATATTATACAAAAAATGATCGGGCTGGTGATTACTCACCAAAACATGTTTTACTTCGTACTTTTCTAAAAGCTCTACAAAACCCATCATATGATCATCATGCCAATGAGTAATAATCAAATAATCAATCGTGTCCTCCCACCAAGGAAGTTTGTCGGCCATTTGGGACAAGAGCAGATTGTCCGGCCCGCCGTCTATCAAAATATTTTGACCATCAGGAGTACGAATTAAAATTGCATCACCTTGCCCAACATCCAAAAAATTAATCGCTAGTTTATTTTCTATTCTATAAAAAGAAAAAAATAAAGCTGACAAAATTATTAGGGTTATAAAAAATATTGTTTTATTCATATGTTTATATAAATTAACCCACTATACCAAATTTATATTTGTCATCCTGAACTTGTTTCAGGATCTCCGATTGGAGATGCCGAAATACCCGCCTGCCATGACTACTGTCAGGCATGTCGGGCAGGAATTCGGCATAACAAAAATATCACAAAAAATCATCGCTAATATCCTCCCATTTTTTATTAACCGATTCCACTAAATTGTTCTTCCAATCTCTATGCCAATTTTTTAATTGTTTTTCTCTACAAATAGCATCATGCATATGCTGATATACCTCATAATAAACCAGCTTTATAACATTATATGGCTTAGTAAAACCAATAATATCTTTATTTTTGTGTTGTTTTATCCTATTTATTAAATCGCCAGTGACACCAATATACATAACATTATTATTTTGATTAGTTAAAATATAAACATAATATTCTTTATTCATAATTTTGAGGCTTAATTATAAAAGTCAAAATAAACATAAAACAAAGAAAAAAAATCATATAAAAACTACTGAAATCTTGTACTTCAATATAAGCCCTGGGTAATTGGGAAAGATAAAAAGATAAGACAACAATTATCTTTAAAATAATAAAAAGCGGCCAAGCTAATAATTTTGCCAAAAATGGCCAAAAACCAAACCCCGCTAAAAACAGACTAAATACCAAAACCAATGGCAAAAAGGGCAAAATCAAAAAATTAGCCAAGGGCGCTACAATTGACACAATACCAAAATAATAAACAATCAAAGGCCAGGTAAATATTTGAGCGGCTAGGGTCACAGACATTACTTCTCTCAACTTAAATTTTTGGGGTACAAAAAACAAAACTTTCTGGAAAAATTTTACATAATAAAGCAAACCCAAGACTGCCAAAAATGACAATTGAAAACCTATATCATATAAAAGTAAATATGGATTGAGTAAGACAAATATATCAGCAGCCAAAACAAGGCTATATATAGATTCTGTATCCCTGCCCAAAAAAGGCCCTAACATTAATATAGATAGCATCAAACTGGCTCGAACTGCCGAAGCTGGAAATCCTATCAAATATAAATATAAAAATAATATTAAAATTAAAAACCAAAAGGCTTTTTTTCTAGACAAACCAATAGCAAACAAAAAACTCCTGACTAGCCAAACTATAATAGCCATATGCAGTCCGGAAATAGCTACCACATGACTCAGGCCCACTTGAGCAAAAATATTTCTGGTATCACCAGGTATTTCCCGACGACTGGCCAGAAGCATAGCCTTGGCTAGTGATGAAGCCGGCTCACGAAGATAAATGTCAAGATTTTTCCAAAAATAATTTTTGGCTTGAAAAATATAAAAAGAAATACCTTTATCTTGAGAAATATATTTTACCTTTGGACGAAAACAAGTAGCATATATATTGTCCTTGGCTAAATATTTATCATAAAAAAATGTTTTGCCTTCATCATCCTCTATTGGCTCTGGTTTGTAAACTTTGCCTGATAGTTCTAAAACATCACCATAATAATACTCTGGATACAAAGGAATATAGACTAAAATATTTCCGGAAAAATTATCTAAATCCAAAGGCTCTACTAATATATTCCAACCATCTATCTTTTTGTCGGTATTTATTACTTTAGCTTTAAAACTATAAAAATTATCAAAAATAAAACCGGGATTATTTTCCCGATTGTCAAAATATAGCAACCAAACAAAATTGAGTGCCAAAAAAATAAAACTAACCCCTAAAAAGCCTTGGCTTTTGCTCATCAAAATCGCTTAATTCTTCTGAACTATATTTAAACCTATTTTAAAAAATTTGTCAAAAATTAACCTGTGCCGGCCTCTTGACCCTAAGCTCGAGACCGAAGGGACATAGACCGAGAAATCAAAATCAATAAGACAAAATACTCGGCTCTAAAGGCAAATATGGAAGCATATAAGAATTGAAAAATATATCACCTGATGACCATATAATATTACCATTTCTATCTTCAGAAATTGGCTGATCGTCAGTCAATAATCTAGCACTCAACTTGGCTGAACTATCTAGATTATCTACTTTGACAAGCAATGAAATTTCATTTCCTTTGTCTGATATTTTTATTGGGTTTTGTATGTCTGACTTTATTATTATTTTGTTATTTTCTATTACTATATCAGCTATATATGGTTCATCATCAATTAAAACATCTACCCGACTAATATCCAAACCATATTTATCTACAGCAAAAGTTAATTTATTTAACTCCAAACTATCAACACCTCTAGCTGTTAATTTCATTCTATAAAGCTCGTTCCAACCTTGGGAAAGTCTTTTATTTTGATCTGGTGAATTGATTTGTAAAAAGTAGTCCCGACTATCAACTGTGCTTAAATACAAATCTTTATGGAGACTCAAATCCTGACCAGAGACTGAGCCAGTAGCGCTGACATTTTTTAGATAAAATTTGTATTGACCAGTCGGTAGAGCCAAAGTGTGCAAATCAAAATACTCCAAACCATTGTTTTGTATAAAAATCGGTTTGTTTAAATAAAAGATTATATCTGATGATTGATCATCGAGACTAGCTTGGGATAGAAGCTGACCATCTTTTAGTAAAACAAAGTCAGCTTTATCTATAGTCCGAGTATCTCCAAGGGCTTCATAAGCTACTATTACTTTATAAACATCAAAAGTTTCACTATCAGTAGTCAATGAAAATCTAGATAACTGCTGGGGTATATTAGTATTTATCAAAAAATTGTTGTCAATATATTGATTACTAGCCAGTATCTGGCCTTTTTCTACAAAAGATATCAAACCACTCTGAACAGGGAATTGTCCGTCAGGAGTAAATAAATGCTCCTGATAACTCAAGAAAACATCCCAATCATTTTCAATACTTAATTGCAAAACATCGCCAGTATTTACTACATTATTATTTGGTAATAAAAATCTAAACAAATTTTGACCTTTTTTAAGAGGATAATCTTCAAGGTCAAAATATATATGTCCACTCTGATCAATTTCCTTTACTTCACCCAATTGCATACCATCATGGAAAATTTTAAGATCGTCTATAAGGCTAAGGTCATACAAACCATCAACTCTTACTTCTAATTTTTGCAAAGAAATATTATCTTTTTCTGTTTCAATAATAAAATCAAAAACCGAAAAATTGTTGGCCTGATAAACTATTTTTTTGTCTGCTGTGTTAGCTAAAACTTTGGCTGAGAGTCTAGCCGAGTCTACACCATAAGCACCGGAGACCGGACCTTCTTTGAGGCTGAGGGAAAAAACAAAAACAAAAATAGCCATCAATAATAAAGATAAATACACTTTAAAATTTGTGACTTTTTTTTGTCTGTATGTTTCTGGTGTGGGTCCTAGATGCTCAAACATATATCATATTATAGCACAAAATATACACAAAAACTACTTATATTTTGACGTCTGATTCCAACTTGGCTTTTATAAAAGGCATCAAATCACCATCTAATACCTTATCTGGATCAGTGGATTCAAAACCAGTTCGATGATCTTTTACCATTTTATAAGGATGTAAAACATAAGAACGAATCTGATTACCCCAAGCAGCTTCTGTATATTCACCTTTTAGAGATTTTTTTTCTTCATCTTTTTCGGCTTCAAAATATTTTTGCAGCTTGCTCCTGAGGTGGCTCATTGCCTGTTTTTTATTTTGCATCTGTGAGCGCTCATTTTGACATGAAACCACAATACCAGTCGGTAAATGAGTGATACGAACAGCACTGTCACTTTTATTGACTGACTGGCCACCATGCCCTGAAGCTCTAAAAGTGTCTATCTTTAGATCATCTTCATTAATAATAAAATCAACTTCTGATAACTCAGGTAATACTTCCACCATAGCAAAGGAAGTGTGACGAGCATGATCAGCATCATAAGGCGAAAGTCTAACTAATCTATGCACACCAGCCTCATTTTTTATATACCCATAGGTCTGTGGACCATCTATTTTAAAAGTAACACTTTTTACACCAGCCTCGGCACCAGCCGAACGGAATAAAATATTTGTTTTCCAATCTTTTTGCTCGGCTAATCTAAAATACATACGCTCCAGCATAGCTGCCCAATCTTGAGCGTCCACTCCCCCGGCTCCAGCGTTGATAGTCAATATCGCTGGAAAATTATCATACTTTCCTGACAAATAAAGCTCGTCTGACAGATCTATATATTTTTTTTCTAGGTCATCAAAACCAGAACTTATGTCTTTGATCAAACTAGCCGCATCTTTATCCTTTACTAAAGACATCAGACTATCCACAGCTTGGGACAACTCCTGCCAATCGTGTATAGAATTTTCCAAAAAACTAGCTTTAGTACTAATATTCCTAGCCCTGTCTTGATCAGACCAAAAATCAGGAGCTGACATATAAATTTTTAATTCTTCCAAATCTTTTTTCTTCTTGTCTAAAGACAGGATAGACAAGGCCTTATCTATCTTTATTTTAAGTTCTTCTATTTTTTGACGGAGTTCTTCCACAATA is a genomic window containing:
- a CDS encoding ComEC family competence protein; translated protein: MSKSQGFLGVSFIFLALNFVWLLYFDNRENNPGFIFDNFYSFKAKVINTDKKIDGWNILVEPLDLDNFSGNILVYIPLYPEYYYGDVLELSGKVYKPEPIEDDEGKTFFYDKYLAKDNIYATCFRPKVKYISQDKGISFYIFQAKNYFWKNLDIYLREPASSLAKAMLLASRREIPGDTRNIFAQVGLSHVVAISGLHMAIIVWLVRSFLFAIGLSRKKAFWFLILILFLYLYLIGFPASAVRASLMLSILMLGPFLGRDTESIYSLVLAADIFVLLNPYLLLYDIGFQLSFLAVLGLLYYVKFFQKVLFFVPQKFKLREVMSVTLAAQIFTWPLIVYYFGIVSIVAPLANFLILPFLPLVLVFSLFLAGFGFWPFLAKLLAWPLFIILKIIVVLSFYLSQLPRAYIEVQDFSSFYMIFFLCFMFILTFIIKPQNYE
- the prfB gene encoding peptide chain release factor 2, coding for MEELRQKIEELKIKIDKALSILSLDKKKKDLEELKIYMSAPDFWSDQDRARNISTKASFLENSIHDWQELSQAVDSLMSLVKDKDAASLIKDISSGFDDLEKKYIDLSDELYLSGKYDNFPAILTINAGAGGVDAQDWAAMLERMYFRLAEQKDWKTNILFRSAGAEAGVKSVTFKIDGPQTYGYIKNEAGVHRLVRLSPYDADHARHTSFAMVEVLPELSEVDFIINEDDLKIDTFRASGHGGQSVNKSDSAVRITHLPTGIVVSCQNERSQMQNKKQAMSHLRSKLQKYFEAEKDEEKKSLKGEYTEAAWGNQIRSYVLHPYKMVKDHRTGFESTDPDKVLDGDLMPFIKAKLESDVKI
- a CDS encoding MBL fold metallo-hydrolase; this translates as MNKTIFFITLIILSALFFSFYRIENKLAINFLDVGQGDAILIRTPDGQNILIDGGPDNLLLSQMADKLPWWEDTIDYLIITHWHDDHMMGFVELLEKYEVKHVLVSNHQPDHFLYNIFTQKLQENNIQPQIVQAGESFMFSDDLYFRVLLADYWHEDFNENSVVIKLSYKDKNVLLMGDLPIEGEQKLLSGGFDLNSQYLKVGHHGSKYSSSLEFLQAVQPEFCIIQSGLDNKFGHPHQEAIERLKKVGCEIENTQDLGTISFSF
- a CDS encoding GIY-YIG nuclease family protein translates to MNKEYYVYILTNQNNNVMYIGVTGDLINRIKQHKNKDIIGFTKPYNVIKLVYYEVYQHMHDAICREKQLKNWHRDWKNNLVESVNKKWEDISDDFL